From a single Andrena cerasifolii isolate SP2316 chromosome 8, iyAndCera1_principal, whole genome shotgun sequence genomic region:
- the Osp gene encoding myosin phosphatase Rho interacting protein outspread isoform X5, whose protein sequence is MSGGTAGVRGTGAECRKFAPNIFNKSKCSSCFKQKEEHSAEALECNRATRKISKCGYLFVAPGWDFSNPLNRTKRWQRRWFVLYDDGELTYSVDEHPETVPQARIDMTRVLEVAAAEDITGHPYSLAITSPEGVTFVKGTCREETRWWADVLQVYSRNKGRHKRNATFPGGQTTILQVTPTIRNDDACRRILLEHEREREGKLRDIAASLTQPRVRRIKPRTSEPTRDVVDAANAAYQDKLIRGDPDGCGLDISGIRYSPTSELRVDLPAEDLLNIKKGWLMKQGLNKEWNKHWFVLRGCGLMYYRDPCAEDKGIMDGVIDLNTVTAVTPLQVARNYGFQTVAWDERGSTVLSAVTAGIRASWMSAIRRAANLPDPDSNADSLTICQDGQQDNTPQSPTASITDRERDSVVPSTSVTPRSVLFSSDEEYRTASEGGRRESGDWSEVPVSPPLVRNGDWSGALKGSSWSDSANHEWSELPPSPPLTRTALSRVKARSRSSSRSRVYKRSRSSPPSSRRSTLDSVRSEDLMMACCELGEDEEQPNGHMQSNESPLIVELLENQVSLLRDQLDQNNQSHPSTLLVIIERQENEIESLKSQLNAARADVANVEKELSRLRQQKVEASIREKQVDELLNTIQRTEQQRDKDLEDLEKMKKMYTRDKEMLECKLLETEAILRETSERCEMLTKELASSHRTVEHLQTEIASLSDRLSQGIEENERLYSKVRELEEKGGLSSSRERGRSFDSLSDLTNIELDLDLNSLDKERIVEEYDELRSRFEKAILEIRAMRKELREAHAMQDALELEMFAHKQDAASVSETNQAQAQLMAARIQDLTNKLAASEKQVRTLKQKLTKAETRDKRRSLSLKGRESFQISQEMEDKLLDLENKICAIERGKSIAATVSTGSSSKESSPNPKKEKRRESKNLDRTRLRRKSLDSATSSEPMKVLIRLSTLETKVANVTENMASDAEKDSSECSEVSASSTSEVSLEIIARLRKLERVVSKSKRRLEKCLGSTQAEDKAEKCLREVNDILDSCLECKRSQAGAQVTESVGVVVSRLEAILKDKLSELAARRQTLAQNGQLDDREKMRLIAERVAFEFVVLRQIKCAIGRTFERSAVLGELVETSQLASSLTRKIHGTKPKTYQNTSYIQYLTKVLANKLVLVGGVTTTDTSKEVAAARGETLSFLLQKQREVNEIVRRYKETKLRQLAEALAAETLSMSEQEDLGKQLSNSSKKLLEDRRIREAWALAQETVSKELVQAEVSHVIMRCGQMYEQNVTSITDACLSFESAENVTLESWIDSAQARLRQEMELSTRELSEAYEECLRLMKKNKTTVESKYESRQLLTDYADVIAHKALIDARLGLLQENTRQLTTIPGETFVSSLIRNDDVLSCLLGEDCEFQSSPILDAEYSYLYQQFSKECEERIAGKRGSKEQLKSVSQSLFYLEEDLMGLSKRIRDKSCEKLETVSWSKSSAAISDWSTVCEKCSQLREQIRKMSDYMNNLSCKQCEQLQDTIQRITAEHSEELETLKLNQDRDLMDIKGELDNQRLSLTSQYEHEAASLREKARKLEHRLNAMDSEHSAHVNELRAAYQRSMSAELDTDAETRKRYKEEIKQLRALCEKGLLAMENSHRRIISEMEEKHRQELENLRVEKEQALSEETQATLAALDAMRKAHEHEVQKEIAKFKQEFIKQMQAREDIGVLHKEHDLFPAKFYSFREEMEEIKQEILSLSAKYSSKCVESAALEEKVGSLTKQLAQAQQHIMQLDVRNKQLRAHLVLETNDGAINDTIHLLRGRDNETAEPRDDIHRLQQLKHGDAVRDTKSSTPLNCSPPYSPHRVRSSHESSPLARANSSSEEQRLAGERPRSSASTLQKATLSATDKPASAFSYKVERIKSVSLPYSSNLVRQGSSTGVPSHDSKEVSLGQKSQERNGLASPLWDSLRPRSGLPHQYQGGTAEMRVGGAGTRWQDSKQSEKQQHSAAYSLRANNPHTSRLTPEPPALSVAELMRSPAVRWSSRSCRSLPPTPTPSYHHPLHPPLPAVGMVAERKKRFEL, encoded by the exons CCAGAGACGGTCCCTCAAGCGAGGATCGACATGACCCGCGTCCTGGAGGTGGCCGCTGCCGAGGACATCACCGGACACCCTTACAGCCTGGCGATCACCTCCCCCGAGGGTGTGACGTTCGTGAAGGGCACGTGCCGCGAGGAGACCAGATGGTGGGCTGATGTGCTTCAAGTCTACTCGAGGAACAAG GGTCGACATAAACGGAATGCCACGTTCCCTGGCGGGCAGACGACCATTCTCCAGGTCACGCCAACTATCAGAA ACGACGACGCCTGTCGAAGGATCCTGCTGGAGcacgagagggagagggagggaaagCTTCGAGATATCGCGGCCTCTTTGACCCAGCCTCGCGTTCGAAGGATCAAACCCAGGACCTCCGAGCCAACCAGGGACGTGGTGGACGCTGCGAACGCTGCGTATCAGGACAAGCTC ATCAGAGGAGACCCTGACGGATGCGGCCTGGACATTTCTGGCATCAGATACTCCCCCACCTCGGAGCTGAGGGTCGACTTGCCCGCGGAGGACTTGCTGAACATCAAGAAGGGCTGGTTGATGAAGCAGGGACTCAACAAG GAATGGAACAAGCACTGGTTCGTGCTAAGAGGCTGCGGCCTCATGTACTACAGAGATCCCTGCGCGGAAGATAAGGGTATCATGGACGGCGTCATAGATCTGAATACCGTTACCGCCGTCACGCCCCTTCAAGTCGCCAGGAATTATGGATTCCAGACCGTG GCCTGGGACGAGCGGGGATCCACCGTGTTGTCAGCGGTGACGGCTGGCATTCGGGCCAGCTGGATGTCGGCCATTCGAAGGGCCGCCAATCTGCCCGATCCCGACAGCAACGCGGACTCCTTGACGATCTGCCAGGACGGCCAGCAGGACAACACTCCGCAGTCGCCGACAGC ATCCATCACGGATCGCGAGAGGGACTCCGTGGTTCCATCTACCTCTGTGACCCCGCGATCGGTCCTGTTCTCGTCGGACGAGGAGTACAGAACGGCGTCAGAGGGTGGCAGAAGGGAGTCGGGCGACTGGTCCGAAGTGCCCGTATCGCCGCCTTTGGTGAGAAATGGCGACTGGTCCGGTGCACTGAAGGGCTCCAGCTGGTCGGATTCGGCGAACCACGAGTGGTCGGAGCTACCTCCGTCGCCGCCGCTCACCAGGACCGCTCTATCTCGGGTGAAGGCACGGTCGAGGTCGAGCTCCAGGTCCAGGGTGTACAAGAGGAGTCGCAGCTCTCCTCCCAGCTCGAGGAGGAGCACTCTGGACAGCGTGAGGTCGGAGGATCTCATGATGGCCTGCTGCGAGctcggcgaggacgaggagcaGCCGAATGGTCACATGCAGAGCAACGAGAGCCCGTTGATCGTCGAATTGCTGGAGAACCAGGTGTCCCTGTTGCGGGATCAGCTAGACCAGAACAATCAGTCCCACCCAAGCACGCTACTAGTCATTATCGAGCGTCAGGAGAACGAGATCGAGAGCCTCAAGTCCCAGCTGAACGCGGCGCGGGCGGACGTAGCGAACGTCGAGAAGGAGCTGTCCAGGCTGAGGCAGCAGAAGGTAGAGGCCTCCATCAGGGAGAAGCAGGTCGACGAGCTGCTGAACACGATACAGAGGACGGAGCAGCAAAGGGACAAGGACCTGGAGGACCtggagaagatgaagaagatGTATACCAGGGACAAGGAGATGCTAGAGTGCAAGCTGCTGGAGACCGAGGCCATCCTCAGGGAGACCAGCGAACGGTGCGAGATGCTCACGAAGGAGTTGGCCTCGAGTCATAGAACCGTTGAACACCTGCAGACGGAGATAGCTTCCCTGAGCGACAGGCTGTCGCAAG GAATCGAAGAAAACGAGCGTTTGTACAGCAAGGTTCGAGAGCTGGAAGAAAAGGGTGGATTGTCCTCGTCGAGGGAGCGAGGGAGAAGCTTCGACTCGCTCAGCGATTTGACGAACATCGAGCTCGACCTGGACTTGAATTCTCTCGACAAGGAAAG AATCGTGGAAGAGTACGATGAGCTTCGAAGCCGATTCGAGAAGGCTATTCTGGAGATTCGAGCGATGCGTAAGGAGCTCCGCGAGGCTCACGCGATGCAGGACGCGCTGGAGCTGGAGATGTTCGCGCACAAGCAGGACGCGGCCAGCGTGAGCGAGACGAACCAGGCCCAGGCTCAGTTGATGGCAGCGAGGATTCAGGATCTGACGAATAAACTGGCCGCCAGCGAGAAGCAGGTGAGGACGCTGAAGCAGAAGCTGACGAAAGCTGAGACCAGGGACAAGAGAAGGTCGCTGTCGTTGAAGGGGCGGGAATCCTTCCAGATCTCTCAGGAGATGGAGGACAAACTGCTGGACCTGGAGAATAAGATCTGCGCGATAGAGCGCGGCAAGAGTATCGCCGCGACGGTGTCGACGGGGAGCAGCTCGAAGGAGTCGAGTCCCAATCCAAAGAAGGAGAAAAGGAGGGAGAGCAAGAACTTGGACCGCACCAGGCTACGAAGAAAGTCGCTGGACAGCGCGACAAGCTCCGAACCGATGAAGGTCCTGATCAGATTGAGCACGCTGGAAACTAAGGTGGCGAACGTGACGGAGAACATGGCGAGCGACGCGGAGAAGGACTCGAGCGAGTGCAGCGAGGTGAGCGCCTCCTCCACCAGCGAGGTGTCGCTGGAGATTATCGCGAGGCTGAGGAAACTGGAGAGGGTGGTGTCGAAGTCGAAGAGACGGCTGGAGAAGTGTCTGGGCTCAACGCAGGCGGAGGACAAGGCGGAGAAGTGTTTGCGCGAGGTGAACGACATACTGGACTCCTGTTTAGAGTGTAAGAGGAGCCAGGCAGGCGCCCAAGTGACCGAGTCAGTAGGCGTAGTGGTATCTAGGCTAGAAGCTATACTTAAGGATAAGCTGAGCGAGCTAGCGGCGAGGCGGCAGACGCTCGCGCAGAACGGTCAGCTGGACGACAGGGAGAAGATGAGGCTGATCGCGGAGAGGGTGGCGTTCGAGTTCGTCGTTCTCAGGCAGATCAAGTGCGCGATCGGCCGGACGTTCGAGAGGAGCGCCGTTCTCGGTGAATTGGTCGAAACTAGTCAGCTTGCCTCAAGCTTAACGCGTAAGATTCACGGAACCAAGCCCAAAACGTACCAAAACACCAGTTACATTCAGTATCTTACTAAAGTGTTAGCGAATAAGTTAGTGCTGGTAGGCGGCGTGACCACGACGGACACGTCCAAGGAAGTTGCCGCCGCTCGCGGCGAGACCCTCAGCTTTCTGCTGCAGAAGCAGCGGGAGGTGAACGAGATCGTGAGGAGGTACAAGGAGACGAAACTGAGGCAGCTCGCCGAGGCTCTGGCCGCGGAGACGCTGAGCATGTCCGAGCAGGAGGATCTCGGCAAGCAGCTGAGCAACTCCAGCAAGAAGCTGCTGGAGGATCGTCGAATCCGCGAAGCGTGGGCGTTGGCCCAGGAAACGGTCAGCAAGGAGCTGGTGCAGGCTGAAGTCTCCCACGTGATCATGCGGTGCGGCCAGATGTACGAGCAGAACGTGACGAGCATCACCGACGCCTGCCTCAGTTTCGAGAGCGCGGAAAACGTTACGTTGGAGTCCTGGATTGACTCCGCACAGGCGAGGCTGCGGCAGGAGATGGAGCTCTCGACTCGCGAGCTCTCCGAGGCGTACGAGGAGTGTCTTCGCCTGATGAAGAAGAACAAGACGACGGTGGAGTCCAAGTACGAGTCCAGGCAGCTGTTGACGGACTACGCGGACGTGATCGCTCACAAAGCTTTAATAGACGCCCGGCTCGGCCTTCTTCAGGAGAACACGAGGCAGCTGACCACTATTCCCGGGGAGACTTTCGTATCTAGTCTAATTCGAAACGACGACGTCCTTTCGTGCCTGTTGGGGGAGGACTGTGAGTTTCAAAGCAGCCCGATCCTCGACGCGGAGTACAGTTACCTTTACCAGCAGTTCAGCAAGGAGTGCGAGGAGAGGATAGCCGGGAAGCGGGGCTCCAAGGAGCAGCTGAAGAGCGTGAGTCAGAGTTTATTCTACctggaggaggacttgatgggGCTGAGCAAGCGTATTCGGGATAAATCATGCGAGAAGCTCGAGACCGTCTCCTGGTCGAAGTCGTCGGCGGCCATTAGCGACTGGTCGACCGTCTGCGAGAAGTGCTCTCAACTGCGCGAGCAGATCAGGAAGATGAGCGATTACATGAACAACTTGTCCTGTAAGCAGTGCGAGCAGCTGCAGGACACTATCCAAAGGATAACCGCCGAGCACAGCGAAGAGCTGGAGACGCTGAAACTCAATCAGGATCGGGATCTGATGGACATCAAGGGCGAGCTGGACAATCAGAGGCTGTCGTTGACGTCCCAGTACGAACACGAAGCGGCGAGCCTCCGCGAGAAGGCCAGGAAACTGGAGCACAGATTAAACGCGATGGATTCCGAGCACTCTGCTCACGTGAACGAGCTAAGGGCCGCTTATCAGAGGTCGATGAGCGCGGAATTGGACACGGACGCGGAGACGCGGAAGAGGTACAAGGAGGAGATCAAACAGCTGCGCGCGCTCTGCGAGAAGGGACTGCTCGCGATGGAGAACTCTCACAGACGTATCATCTCCGAGATGGAGGAGAAGCATCGACAAGAACTGGAGAACCTAAGGGTGGAGAAGGAGCAGGCGCTCTCGGAGGAGACTCAGGCCACCCTGGCTGCGTTGGACGCCATGAGGAAGGCGCATGAGCACGAGGTGCAGAAGGAGATAGCTAAATTCAAGCAGGAGTTCATCAAGCAGATGCAGGCGCGCGAGGACATTGGCGTGCTTCACAAGGAACACGA CCTCTTTCCCGCGAAATTCTATTCGTTCAGGGAAGAAATGGAGGAGATAAAGCAGGAGATCCTATCCCTCTCTGCAAAGTATTCCTCCAAGTGCGTGGAGTCCGCTGCCCTGGAGGAGAAAGTAGGCTCCCTCACTAAACAACTTGCTCAAGCGCAACAGCACATCATGCAGCTAGACGTTAGGAACAAACAGCTGAGGGCGCACCTGGTGTTGGAGACCAACGACGGCGCGATCAACGACACGATACACTTGCTGAGGGGCAGGGACAACGAGACAGCCGAGCCCAGAGACGACATCCACAGGCTGCAACAACTGAAG CATGGGGACGCCGTTCGCGACACGAAATCATCTACGCCGCTAAACTGCTCGCCGCCGTATTCGCCGCACCGCGTCCGGAGTAGTCACGAGTCGTCGCCGCTGGCCCGGGCGAATAGTAGCAGCGAGGAGCAGAGATTAGCGGGCGAACGGCCGAGAAGCTCGGCGTCCACGTTGCAAAAGGCCACGCTGTCCGCCACGGACAAGCCGGCCAGCGCGTTCTCGTACAAGGTTGAACGCATTAAATCGGTGTCGTTGCCTTACTCGAGTAACTTGGTTAGGCAGGGGAGTAGTACCGGCGTTCCGTCGCACGATAGCAAAGAGGTGAGCTTAGGGCAAAAGAGTCAAGAGCGTAACGGCCTGGCCTCGCCACTATGGGACAGCTTAAGGCCCAGGAGCGGATTGCCCCATCAGTATCAAG GTGGCACAGCAGAGATGCGAGTCGGCGGCGCTGGTACCCGGTGGCAGGACAGCAAGCAAAGTGAAAAGCAGCAACATTCGGCGGCATACAGCCTCCGTGCCAACAATCCTCACACGTCCCGCCTCACCCCGGAACCCCCAGCTCTCTCCGTTGCAG AGCTGATGAGGTCTCCAGCAGTGAGGTGGTCCAGCAGAAGTTGTCGCAGCCTGCCTCCTACACCCACACCGAGTTACCATCACCCGCTCCACCCCCCACTGCCAGCGGTGGGCATGGTCGCCGAGAGGAAGAAACGTTTTGAGCTCTAA